A window from Onychostoma macrolepis isolate SWU-2019 chromosome 07, ASM1243209v1, whole genome shotgun sequence encodes these proteins:
- the LOC131543810 gene encoding uncharacterized protein LOC131543810 produces MSGKRQLSILSFTLRGKPPKKGRLQDAGPEKVAKMVGTLEEETEEETVQVENEETVQVEDDETVQVEDDETVQVEDEETVEEMAKVSEEAIKTKGRKVPGAATYKSSFNNEWTSKWPFITVGSTSSYYWCSICRQENSCAHQGVRDVTRHIEREKLNVGFTTRATLNRLLEAGEVTSQKAQQFQQAALAFLVRAVEYAMDKLPLKDALLKHARFIDVQLRAECGVEDALLLCRQISGTPSFS; encoded by the exons ATGTCAGGTAAAAGGCAACTAAGCATCCTTTCATTCACCCTGAGAGGAAAGCCCCCCAAAAAGGGCAGGTTACAGGATGCTGGCCCGGAGAAGGTGGCGAAAATGGTAGGCACATTAGAGGAGGAGACAGAGGAGGAGACGGTGCAGGTGGAAAATGAAGAGACAGTGCAGGTGGAAGATGATGAGACAGTGCAGGTGGAAGATGATGAGACAGTGCAGGTGGAAGATGAAGAGACGGTGGAGGAGATGGCTAAGGTGTCAGAAGAGGCCATCAAAACAAAAGGGAGAAAAGTACCAGGAGCAGCCACCTACAAGAGCTCTTTTAATAATGAATGGACCTCTAAATGGCCATTTATTACTGTAGGAAGCACCAGCTCCTATTACTGGTGTTCTATCTGCCGCCAAGAGAACTCATGTGCCCATCAAGGTGTGCGGGATGTGACAAGGCACATAGAAA GAGAAAAACTCAATGTGGGTTTCACCACCAGAGCTACGCTCAACAGGCTCCTTGAGGCTGGAGAGGTCACATCACAGAAGGCTCAACAATTCCAGCAGGCAGCACTGGCCTTTTTGGTCAGAGCTGTGGAGTATGCCATGGATAAACTCCCTTTGAAAGATGCTCTCCTGAAGCATGCCAGATTTATTGATGTGCAGCTGAGAGCTGAGTGTGGGGTTGAAGATGCCCTATTACTTTGTAGACAG ATTTCAGGAACTCCTTCCTTTTCATGA